One window from the genome of Fibrobacter sp. UWEL encodes:
- a CDS encoding glycosyltransferase family 2 protein: MANKVLSVVVPTYNMEAYLPRCLDSVTREDVPDTLEVIVVNDGSKDRSLEIAKEYQVKRPDIIQIIDKPNGHYGSCINAALKAATGKYFRPLDADDWFDTESLVQMISRLETTNADMLITPFKVFTKDEIFTIKSEHLIPNQVHTDLQTLNAKDMRFFAMHGITYKTDVLKQSDYRQTEGICYTDMEYVLYPQDHVKSFECFNEALYMYDMNREGQSMDPYVFQKGALQFYKIFKRYLENRSSIPKHFFTKLLDFLHPFYFQIIFSKTKENDLYLNKIDKELIRINKEITKNLDKRLFHLLTLWRSTKIHPWILESMKKSLTHR; the protein is encoded by the coding sequence ATGGCTAATAAAGTTCTTTCTGTCGTCGTACCCACCTACAACATGGAAGCATACCTTCCCCGTTGTCTAGACTCCGTGACTCGAGAAGACGTTCCGGACACATTAGAGGTAATCGTCGTCAACGACGGCAGCAAGGATCGTTCCCTAGAAATCGCGAAAGAGTACCAAGTTAAGCGCCCCGACATCATCCAGATTATCGACAAACCTAATGGCCATTATGGATCCTGCATTAATGCAGCACTGAAGGCTGCTACTGGAAAATACTTCCGCCCCTTGGATGCAGACGATTGGTTTGACACAGAGTCCCTCGTTCAAATGATTTCTCGACTAGAAACCACGAATGCCGACATGCTAATCACCCCTTTCAAGGTTTTTACGAAAGATGAAATCTTTACCATAAAGTCCGAGCACTTGATTCCCAACCAAGTACACACAGATCTCCAAACGCTAAATGCCAAAGATATGAGATTCTTCGCAATGCACGGAATCACGTATAAGACAGACGTTCTCAAACAATCAGATTATCGTCAAACAGAAGGAATCTGCTATACGGATATGGAATACGTTCTTTATCCTCAGGACCATGTAAAATCTTTTGAGTGTTTCAACGAAGCCCTCTACATGTATGACATGAATCGTGAAGGTCAATCAATGGATCCCTATGTATTCCAAAAAGGAGCTTTGCAATTCTACAAAATTTTCAAACGCTATCTTGAGAACAGGTCTAGCATACCGAAGCATTTCTTCACAAAGCTTCTCGATTTTCTGCATCCATTCTACTTCCAAATCATTTTCTCAAAAACAAAAGAAAATGATTTGTATTTGAATAAAATCGATAAGGAACTCATCCGTATAAATAAAGAAATCACAAAGAATCTAGACAAAAGACTTTTTCATCTTTTAACCCTATGGCGTTCAACCAAAATCCATCCTTGGATTCTAGAAAGTATGAAAAAATCATTAACACACCGGTGA